From the genome of Triticum aestivum cultivar Chinese Spring chromosome 1A, IWGSC CS RefSeq v2.1, whole genome shotgun sequence:
ccaatatttttagagggcatcatgagcattttcttggaccctttttggagaaatttttatttgggtcattttcaaaaatgattctgagggttccaccaatcctcatttcaaatttaaatgtaatttaaatatgatgcacaaatggctagctagcctaggtcataccagactagggatgtgacaccatggCCATCCCCcaggaaggacttgcctcactagggtagatcttcacgaagtaggcgatctccttgcccttacaaactccttggttcaactccacaatcttgtcggaggctcccaagtgacacctagccaatctaggagacaccactctctaagaagtaacaaacggcgtgttgacgatgaactccttgctcctgtgcttcaaatgatagtctccccaacactcaactctctctcataggattggatttggtagaaagaagatttgagtggaaatcaacttggggaaggctagagatcaagacttatgtggttggaatggaatatcttgacctcaacacaagtgtaggtggttctctctcagaaaatatgtattggaagtgtaggcatgttctgatggctctctcttcgaatgaagagtgggtggaggggtatttatagcctccacacaaaatctaaccgttacacacaaatcaccaaactcggtgggatcgaatcatgaaactcggtcagaccgatttagttcaaaatgtgaacattaggattctcggtgggaccaatttcgttagggttagggcataacgtaatctcggtgagaccgattacaaaaaactaagtgagaccgattttggtaatggactaacagagagttggctaggaaaactcggttggaccgattcactcatctcggttggaccgaagtgttacgaaagggaaacagagagtttacattgcaatctcggtgggaccgatcactcatatcggtttgactgaaacgttacaaagggaaacagagaatttacaataccatctcagtgagaccgaaaagattagggtttctggcagtggctatgttaactgaactcggtggcgccggatagaaagaatcggtggggccgagttggatatttggtgtgggacatatgtggaagtgagaaagtagtggagggttttggagaatatcactaagcattttgagcaagcacctccttaagcaacacctcatcccttcttaatagtattggcttttcctatagattcaatgtgatcttggataactaaaatagaaaatgtagagtcttgtgctttgagcttgagccaatcttttatccttagaattttgaagggtccactttctaatccatgccatgccaaccattgagctttcctaaaatattcatcttggaataggattagctcaatgagctatatgttgttaggaattaccaaaaccacccaaggatagttgcactttcaggaaccccttccggtgacccgataagtacccggtgcatcctgaaatacttccggtgtccgaataccatcgtcatatatatcaatctttacctctcgaccatttcgagactcgtcgtcatgtccgtggtctcattcAGGACAacaaacaacatttggtcaccaaatcacataactcatgtaatacaaaatcgtcatcgaatgttaagcgtgcggaccctacgagttcgagaactatgtagacatgaccaagacacctctccggtcaataaccaacatcggaacctagatgctcatattggttcctacatattctatgaatctttctcggtcaaaccctaatgacaacatacattattccctttgtcatcggtatgttacttgcccgagattcgatcgtcggtatcttcatacctagttcaatctcgttaccggcaagtctctttagtcgttccataATGcaccatcctgcaactaactcattagtcacattgcttgcaaggcttatctagatgtgcattaccgagagggcccagagatacctctctgatactcggactgacaaatcctaatctcgatctatgccaacctaacaaacaccttcggagatacctatagagcatctttataatcacccagttacgttgtgacgttttatagcacacaaggattcctccggtatttgggagttgcataatctcatagtcgaaggaatatgtatttgacatgaagaaagcaatagcaataaaacttaacaatcaacatgctaagctaacggatgggccttgtccatcacataattctcctaatgatgtgatcccattcatcaaatgacaacacatgtttattgttaggaaacttaaccatctttgattaacgagctagtctagtagaggcttactaggaacacggtgttttgtctatgtatccacacatgtttcaagtttccggttaatacaattctagcatgaataatgaacatttatcatggtataaggaaatataaaataaccaatttattattgcctctagggcatatttccttcacctgccACCCCTGCTTCTTTCCCATCGTCGATTACCATAGCTATCATAGGGTGCCGGTAGCATGCACCATTGCTGCAGAGCGTCGCCCGGTGGGTTCTAAGTGGATGATGATTGCAATGTGCTTCAATATATTTTTGCTAGTTACTTGCACAAGTTTGACACCTTTTAAAGTACAATCACCTTAGTACTATAATTTAAGAAGGATTAAAGGatgagtataagaaatcatataTGGATCAGTGGTACTACAAGAATCACAAAAAACAAGTCTGCATGGATGAAAATTGTGATATAAGTATCTTACCATGTTCCCGAGGCCCAACATCATGTTGTCATCAGAAGTGCTTCCTGGAACAATCCTCGAGGCCAACAAATTCCTAGGGACAATATGCCTCACCTAAAGATCTATCTTCTTACTTGTCAGCTGCAACCCAGGCAAGATGAACTCATTTGCTATTGTGACCCTAACATTTTCTCTGAAACATATATCTATCAAGATGACCCCAAAAAATGTAGAAAAATAGGAGCATGAGAAGCAACACACATCTTTCCATTGGGCAGCCTCACATGACTAATAGTTAATATGCATATCAGAATGTAGAACTCCCAAAAGTGCATTGTTTAGAAATCACAACACTCCTCAAAAAAATAAATATCACAACATGTTACATCATCTATGGTTTGTATGAACCCTCAAAACCTAGATGCATGTATAACCAGACAAAAAATACAAATACCATGCATGGTTGCCCGGAGCTCACCACCCCCACACTAGTCCTCCTGGCGTCTCATGCATTCTACTACTGCTACTGCGTAGAATAACACGAACCAGAAAACCTCCTGCGCACCGCCCTCCACCATCCCCGCGGGGTCTCCTGATCATCGACAACCTCCACCAGCCCGGCACGCTCCCGCACCATGCCCCGCACTCGCTCGCCGCGGCGCACAGGCCCGTCATGCTGATTCACCTTGGCCCCTTGCCCACCCTGGTCGTCTCGTCCGTGAACATGGCACGCGAGGTGTTGCAGCTGCAGGACCACGCCTTCGCCCGGCCCGCCCTCGCAATCCCAAGGCGTCTCCTCTACGGCTGCACGGACATCGCCTTCGCTCCCCACAGCGCCTACTGGCACGGTGTGTGCAAGATCGTCGTGCCCCACTTGCTGATCCCTGCCAGGGTGCGCACCTACCGTGGCGTACACGAGGAGGTGGCCGAGGACGGCGTCATGGTGCGGTCGAGCGAGCTCCTGAGAGGCTTCGCCAAGGACGTGAACGGGCGAATCGGGCTTGGGTGATTTGATTCCTATTGTGTATGGAAAGTATTATTTGGAAAGGATAATATTGTTTGGAAAGGATGCCATTGGTTAATATTTGATTCCTGTTGTGTATGGAAAGTATTATTTGGAAAGGATAATATTGTTTGGAAAGGATGCCATCGGTTAATATTATTTGGCCTTTGTGGTGTTAATTTGGGGATTGTCTCagttaataaaaaataaaaaaatcggtGGAAGTAGATGGGATCGAGGGGTGGCCTCTCGTTCGATGGGAGGGGGAGGGTACGAGCGAACAAAATGACATACGGActaagacattaggagtagagatcaaaggtattcatagtttccttggtcatgctggtttttataggaggtttattaaagacttctctaaaatttctaggcctcttacaaatcttttgcaaaaggatattccattcgttttttatgatgattgtttagaatcctttgaaacactcaagaaagccttaatttccgcacctattgttcaaccacctaattggaacctgccttttaaaattatgtgtgatgctagtgattatgctgttggtgtttttctaggacaaagagttgataaaaaactgaatgttattcattacgCTAGTAacactctagatagtgctcaacggaattatgctactactgaaaaagaattcttagcagtggtgtttgcttgtgataaatttagatgttacattgttgattctaaatttattgttcacactgatcatgctgctataaaatatcttatggaagataaagatgctaaacctagactcattaggtgggttctcttgctaaaagaatttgatttgcatatcactgatagaaaaggagcggagaaccccgtagctgataacttgtctaggcttgaaaataatcttgatgacccacaacctattaatgatagttttcctcatgagcaattagctgcaataaatgtttctcatagtacaccttggtatgctgactatgctaattatattgttgctaaatacataccacctagctttacataccaacaaaagaaaaaattcttctatgatttaagacactacttttgggatgacccacatctttctaaagaaggagtcgacggtattattagacattgtgtacctgagcatgaacagggacaaatcctatggaaatgtcactccgaagcttatggaggacatcatgcgagagatagaactgctcacaaggtattacaatctggattttatgggcctactctcttcaaggatgctcgtaaatttgtctcatcttgtgatgaatgtcaaagaataggtaatatcagtaagcgtcaagaaatgcctatgaactattcacttgctgttgaaccatttgatgtttgggattttgattacatgggaccttttccttcctctaatgggtatactcatattttggttgccgttgattatgttactaagtgggtagaagctattccaactagtagtgctgatcaaaaCACCTCTAttgaaatgcttaaggaagttattttcccaaggtttggagtcccaagatatttaatgactgatggtggttcacactttattcatggcgctttccgtaaaatgcttgccaagtatgatgttaaccatagaattgcatcaccctatcatcctcagtctagtggtcaagttgaacttagcaatagagaaataaaattaattttacaaaagactatcaataggtcccgaaagaattggtctaagaaattagatgatgcactttgggcttatataatagcatataaaaatactatggatatgtctccttataaaatggtttatggaaaatcttgtcatttgcctcttgagttagaacataaagcatattgggcaatgaaagcactcaactatgatttcaaacttgccggtgaaagaggttatttgatattagctcactagatgaatggagaacccaagcttatgaaaatgccaagttattcaaagaaaaggttaaaatatggcatgataaaagaatccaaaagcgtgagttcaaagttggagaatatgttcttttgtaaaactctcatttcagattctttgcgggaaaactcctctccaaatggaaggaccctatgttatcgaggaggtttatcgatcttgagccatcaaaataaataatgccaaaggtactaacccgaaggttcttaatgggcaacaaataaaccattatatctcaggtacgcccattaatgtttaaagcaatattatccaaactatgacactggaagaagacataaaagaaaccttctggaacactccagaatcatgaaaaagaggaggtacgtgatacggtaagtaaacggactccgaaaaaatccacaaaaacattttttgtcagttttggaatatttaaaaaattaggaaaataagaaaataCTAGGAAGGTGACCTTGGTGGGCacgagacaccagggcgcgcctggccaggcgcgcccaggtgggttgtgcccacctcgggtaccttctggactccgtttttcttttgtttgcttgtttaccaagataaaaaaatctttatataccccccgaacctattaaCCACCATATCACAGAGAAAtctcttgttttcttttcctttttattttctgccAGATCTAAAAATATGTCGTCTGAAAGTTCTGAGGAGGATTGTCCAGTTACTTATCGGCCTCTGGATAATAATATCTTCAAGGATACCCGTCCCTATATGTGGTACACcaatgaggaagatgaagatgaaccaGTCCCTCCTCCTTTCAAGAACGAAAGCATGGAGGCGTCATGCGGGAGGATAATAAAGCTCAAGACGGAGAATGATGAGTTAAGGATAGATAAGTCTATCCTCCGGCGTAAGTTGGAGGAAAAGAAGGACAAACTgtccacttcatcaccaccacctccttcttcatcaccaaaacaaaattgagtatcgggtatgggcactccccttggcttgcgccaagcttgggggaggtgccctggtatcgtatcacccccactatcttttgcctttacttatcttagttcgatccaaaGTTATCcttttctttagatgaataaaagtttagttcgatcctttctcttcgagagtttgcttagtgatctatctttgtaatcgtgtgcgagatatataataagtttagtttgagttttgctttcttaactttcatgtttcaataaaaagaaagtaaataaatGAAAACGATCATAtgataatcttatggtaagtaatgacaccacataaggaaaagtataagtagaaaattttattggagattgacaaacatagcattggtcaatgatgcaatgcatgaaagaattaataagggaagagaagattcacatgcgatacactatcttggaaatcttttgtgattgtgagcccccatcaaaatattatatgctaaaattGTTGAcattagacaaggaagacaacataatgatttatgtttgttcatactcacatagaagttatattgtcatagatccttcaacatgtggtgcttgccccccatctttgctagccaaaaattccgcaccaagtagagatactacttgtacatccaaaacccttaaacccaaatcttattttcaagagtccaccatacctacctaaggattgagtaagatccttcaagtaagttgtcatctgtgcaataaggcaataaaaattgcttctaaaagtgttagatcatttagtgtaagagaaaattgagcattgtactaACTTGTGATGGCAAGGAATAAAAGCGataggctgcataataaaggttgctatcacaaggggcaatataatgtgacgttcttttacaCCAAGGGATTGAtcatacaaacaaaaagtgcatggcaacctctgcttccctgtgcgaagggactatcttttacttttatgtatttacttttatgcaagagtcaaggttcttctctctgttcctttttattttctcttttgggaAGGTTCATGTGGtcaggaaagatctaggcacatatatctagttggatatgggtagcatgagttattattgttgacatcacccttgaggtgaatacgttgggaggcgaaactataaaccctatctttctatgtgtccggttgaaacattttgctcatgtgtatgcagtgagtgttagcaatcatagaagactatatgatggttgagtatgtggacttgccgaaaggctccaatacgtgacccttccagaaaagatgatgaattgtagttgcaaagttgacttagaacatagtttgttggtttccaatagagtttatgctttatacttcgatgttgtgatgaataattacttattcatgagaagtctatgataaaatttctatgataaaaGGTTTATGTTAAAGTtagttgttgttataataatttacatgatgcttttatgtctgtattttgtttttattgacacctctctctctaagcatgtggacatgtttttcgatttcggttttcacttgaggacaagcgatgtctaagtttgggggagttgatacgtccattttgcatcatgtttacctactgttatttataatgtttttatgcataataatgctttttggagtaattacaatgccttttctatcataatatgcaaggtccacacaaggagggagaattccggcagctggaaatctggacctgaaaaagctacgtcaggctacctattctgcacaactccaaacaagctgaaacttcacgcgaaatttttatggaataaataagaaatactagagcaaataactatCGAAGGGGGGCCACCttgtgagcacaagacaccagggcgcgcctgggaccccaggcgcgccctggtgggttgtgctcagcccagcccacctctggtgcccatcttctggtatataagtcattctgacctagaaaaaataaggagaggacttttgggatgaagcgccgccgtatcaaggcggaacttgggcaggagcacttttgcccttcggtggagcgataccgtgggggaacttccctcccggagggggaaatcatcgtcatcatcatcaccaacaactctcccatcttggggagggaaatctccgtcaacatcttcaacaacaccaactcctctcaaaccctagttcatctcttgtgttcaatctttgtaccggaactatagattggtacttgtgggtgactagtagtgttgattacatcttgtagttgattactatatggtttatttggtggaagattatatgtttagatccattatgctatttaataaccctctgatcttgagcatgattatcatttatgagtagttactcttgttcttgaggtcacgggagaaatcttgttgcaagtagttatgtgaattttatgtgtgtttgatattttgatggtatgtatgttgtgattcccttagtggtgtcatgtgaacatcgactacaagacacttcaccatatttgggcctaagggaatgcattgtggagtagttattagatgatgggttgagaGAGTAAGCTCAAACCCTGGTTTATGCGCtactccgtaagggaccgattggatccaaaagtttaatgctatggttataatttattattaatacttttctcatagttgtggatgcttgtgaggtggttaatgatgtctactacgcaaccttcttcttgtagacgttgttgggcctccaagtgcagaggtttgtaggacagtagcaaatttccctcaagtggatgacctaaggtttatcaatccgtgggaggcacaggatgaagatggtctctctcaagcaaccctgcaaccaaataataaagagtctcttgtgtccccaacacacccaatacaatggtaaattgtataggtgcactagttcggcgaagagattgtgatacaagtgcaatatggatagtatataatggtttttgtaatctgaaaatataaaaacagcaaggtagcaagtggtaaaagtgagcacaaacggtattgcaatgctaggaaacaaggcctagggttcatactttcactagtgcaagttctctcaacaataataacataattggatcatataactatccctcaacatgcaacaaatagtcactccaaagtcactaatagtggagaacaaacgaagagattattgtaggtacaaaaccacctcaaagttattcttttggatcgatctattcaaaagtctatactagaataacaccttaagacacatatcaaccaaaaccctaatgtcacctagatactccaatatcacctcaagtatccgtggttatgattatacgatatgcatcaaacaatctcagattcatctattcaaccaacacaaagtacttcaaagagtgccccaaaatttctaccggagagtcaatatgaaaacgtgtgccaacccctatgcataagttcacaagcggaacccgcaagttgatcaccaaaacatacatcaagtggatcacgtgaatatcccaatgtcaccacagataagcacatgcaagacatacatcaagtgttctcaaatccttaaagactcaatccaataagatcacttcaaaggtaaaaatcaatccattacaagagagcagagggggagaaacatcataagatccaactataatagcaaagctcgcgatacatcaagatcgtaccatctcaagaacacgagagagagagagatcaaacacatagctactggtacataccctcagccccgagggtgaactactccctcctcgtcatggagagcgccgggatgatgaagctggccaccggtgagggattcccccctcctgcagggtgccggaacgggtctagattggttttcggtggctactgaggcttctggcgacggaactcctgatctattctgctcctcgatgttttagggtatatggacatatataggcgaaagaagttggtcagtggagccacgaggggcccacgagggtgggggtgtgcctccctacctcgtggccaccttgaagcttccctaacgtctactccaagtctcctggattgcttccgttccaaaaataactctcccgaaggtttcattccgtttggactctgtttgatattccttttcttcgaaacactgaaataggcaagaaaatagcaatttgggctgggcctccgattaataggttagtcccaaaaataatatagaagtgtataataaagcccataaacatccaaaacgggtaatataatagcatggaacaataaaaaattatagatacattggagacgtatcaagcatccccaagcttaattccggctcgtcctcgagtaggtaaatgttaaaacaatttttttgatgtggaatgctttctagaatattcttcaatgtatgtttctctattgtggcatgaatgttcagatccgaaagattcaagataaaagtttattgttgacataaaaatactaATGCTCCaggtatgctaatcaagcaattatatcttatcaaaataccatagccaaataaaacttatccctacaaagtcatatagtttgtccatgcttcattttcgtcacacaaaatggtctcatcatgcacaaccccgatgacaagccaagcaattgtttcatacttagacttttcaaactctttc
Proteins encoded in this window:
- the LOC123119520 gene encoding cytochrome P450 71A1-like → MLIHLGPLPTLVVSSVNMAREVLQLQDHAFARPALAIPRRLLYGCTDIAFAPHSAYWHGVCKIVVPHLLIPARVRTYRGVHEEVAEDGVMVRSSELLRGFAKDVNGRIGLG